Proteins encoded by one window of Vigna radiata var. radiata cultivar VC1973A chromosome 5, Vradiata_ver6, whole genome shotgun sequence:
- the LOC106760567 gene encoding uncharacterized protein LOC106760567 isoform X2 translates to MASLTPGVLSKLLENAGSKVTAAHRQALLQVTEIVPRLSSTSALQTRGYFIKLSDSLHSAFVSVPDDDAHLICSDKLQLGHFVYVTRLDRASPVPIVRGLTVLPKRRPCVGNPTELLPGASLHALQSQTEGVKKRVAEKKVETRRLSLDSARRVWDHSPVRKEKTGSASSGGGKLKHKKSNPTSPNVIDKKISTKADSPLKSPTSSVSPLKKKNENLCPKSLTNTPLRKSNGSWSPCGDTVHSQLVKVPLNFKTWSYDTPASWDDLSPSMCDLAKQVVGHRNFTFLVAVRSLEEASATDTVIQCMCMFAELCKSYQTHSAGSLVKQFLELHLSLRRVLVLFDSLLTPFPEPKPSGHSTLQCATEDAGKVPSGMNAISWVQAAIEFS, encoded by the exons ATGGCGTCCCTAACTCCTGGCGTCCTCTCCAAGCTCCTAGAGAACGCCGGCAGCAAGGTAACCGCCGCGCACCGCCAGGCCCTCCTCCAGGTCACGGAGATCGTGCCGCGTCTCTCCTCCACCTCCGCCCTGCAGACCCGCGGCTACTTCATCAAGCTCTCCGACTCCCTCCACTCCGCCTTCGTCTCCGTCCCCGACGACGACGCCCACCTCATCTGCTCCGACAAGCTTCAGCTCGGCCACTTCGTCTACGTCACCCGCCTAGACCGCGCCTCCCCCGTCCCCATAGTCCGCGGTCTCACCGTCCTGCCCAAGCGCCGCCCCTGCGTCGGCAACCCAACAGAGCTCCTCCCCGGCGCGTCCCTCCACGCGCTCCAGAGCCAGACTGAAGGGGTGAAGAAGAGGGTCGCTGAGAAGAAGGTGGAGACGAGGAGGTTGAGTTTGGACTCTGCGAGAAGGGTCTGGGATCATAGCCCTGTTCGCAAGGAGAAAACCGGTTCTGCGAGTTCCGGTGGTGGTAAACTCAAGCACAAGAAATCCAACCCCACTTCGCCTAAC GTGATAGACAAGAAGATTTCTACTAAAGCTGATTCTCCGCTAAAATCTCCAACTTCTAGTGTCTCACccttgaagaaaaaaaatgagaatctGTGTCCAAAATCATTGACAAACACTCCTCTGAGGAAGAGTAATGGCAGTTGGTCACCCTGTGGTGACACTGTTCATAGCCAACTAGTAAAGGTTCCCCTCAATTTCAAGACTTGGTCTTACGATACTCCTGCATCTTGGGATGATCTCTCACCCTCCATGTGTGATCTTGCAAAG CAAGTTGTAGGTCAtagaaattttacttttttggtGGCTGTTCGGTCTCTTGAAGAAGCATCTGCTACAGATACTGTGATCCAATGCATGtg CATGTTTGCAGAACTTTGCAAGTCATATCAAACACATTCTGCTGGATCACTTGTGAAGCAGTTTTTGGAGCTTCACCTGAGTTTGCGGAGAGTTTTAGTGCTGTTTGATTCTTTGCTCACCCCATTTCCCGAACCAAAGCCAAGCGGCCACTCTACACTGCAGTGTGCAACAGAAGATGCTGGCAAAGTTCCCAGTGGAATGAATGCTATATCTTGGGTACAAGCTGCCATAG AATTCTCCTGA
- the LOC106760567 gene encoding uncharacterized protein LOC106760567 isoform X1, which translates to MASLTPGVLSKLLENAGSKVTAAHRQALLQVTEIVPRLSSTSALQTRGYFIKLSDSLHSAFVSVPDDDAHLICSDKLQLGHFVYVTRLDRASPVPIVRGLTVLPKRRPCVGNPTELLPGASLHALQSQTEGVKKRVAEKKVETRRLSLDSARRVWDHSPVRKEKTGSASSGGGKLKHKKSNPTSPNVIDKKISTKADSPLKSPTSSVSPLKKKNENLCPKSLTNTPLRKSNGSWSPCGDTVHSQLVKVPLNFKTWSYDTPASWDDLSPSMCDLAKQVVGHRNFTFLVAVRSLEEASATDTVIQCMCMFAELCKSYQTHSAGSLVKQFLELHLSLRRVLVLFDSLLTPFPEPKPSGHSTLQCATEDAGKVPSGMNAISWVQAAIGTNLSRFNLFEKQVKSEVLNDEKCHYVVIENSPEDINTENATAQSKQNRAIQASPLPNSIAKKLPSAKRKLLATKNKDAAKQDQPKGIEIKVAASLAEKLLEASSEWFLEYLEESLRNEFGLKNEVNTEIASLLGQLKQVNHWLDNLVGGDKVDRRVEKLRKKLYRFLLEHVNSTIASN; encoded by the exons ATGGCGTCCCTAACTCCTGGCGTCCTCTCCAAGCTCCTAGAGAACGCCGGCAGCAAGGTAACCGCCGCGCACCGCCAGGCCCTCCTCCAGGTCACGGAGATCGTGCCGCGTCTCTCCTCCACCTCCGCCCTGCAGACCCGCGGCTACTTCATCAAGCTCTCCGACTCCCTCCACTCCGCCTTCGTCTCCGTCCCCGACGACGACGCCCACCTCATCTGCTCCGACAAGCTTCAGCTCGGCCACTTCGTCTACGTCACCCGCCTAGACCGCGCCTCCCCCGTCCCCATAGTCCGCGGTCTCACCGTCCTGCCCAAGCGCCGCCCCTGCGTCGGCAACCCAACAGAGCTCCTCCCCGGCGCGTCCCTCCACGCGCTCCAGAGCCAGACTGAAGGGGTGAAGAAGAGGGTCGCTGAGAAGAAGGTGGAGACGAGGAGGTTGAGTTTGGACTCTGCGAGAAGGGTCTGGGATCATAGCCCTGTTCGCAAGGAGAAAACCGGTTCTGCGAGTTCCGGTGGTGGTAAACTCAAGCACAAGAAATCCAACCCCACTTCGCCTAAC GTGATAGACAAGAAGATTTCTACTAAAGCTGATTCTCCGCTAAAATCTCCAACTTCTAGTGTCTCACccttgaagaaaaaaaatgagaatctGTGTCCAAAATCATTGACAAACACTCCTCTGAGGAAGAGTAATGGCAGTTGGTCACCCTGTGGTGACACTGTTCATAGCCAACTAGTAAAGGTTCCCCTCAATTTCAAGACTTGGTCTTACGATACTCCTGCATCTTGGGATGATCTCTCACCCTCCATGTGTGATCTTGCAAAG CAAGTTGTAGGTCAtagaaattttacttttttggtGGCTGTTCGGTCTCTTGAAGAAGCATCTGCTACAGATACTGTGATCCAATGCATGtg CATGTTTGCAGAACTTTGCAAGTCATATCAAACACATTCTGCTGGATCACTTGTGAAGCAGTTTTTGGAGCTTCACCTGAGTTTGCGGAGAGTTTTAGTGCTGTTTGATTCTTTGCTCACCCCATTTCCCGAACCAAAGCCAAGCGGCCACTCTACACTGCAGTGTGCAACAGAAGATGCTGGCAAAGTTCCCAGTGGAATGAATGCTATATCTTGGGTACAAGCTGCCATAGGTACCAATCTTTCCAGATTCAATCTATTTGAAAAACAGGTGAAAAGTGAGGTTCTGAATGATGAGAAATGTCATTATGTTGTCATTGAGAATTCTCCTGAGGACATCAATACTGAGAATGCAACTGCTCAAAGCAAGCAAAACCGAGCAATTCAAGCAAGTCCCTTGCCGAATTCAATTGCTAAAAAGCTTCCTTCTGCGAAGCGGAAACTCTTGGCAACCAAGAACAAGGATGCTGCCAAGCAGGATCAACCAAAAGGAATTGAAATAAAGGTGGCTGCAAGTTTGGCTGAAAAACTGCTTGAGGCATCTAGTGAATGGTTCCTGGAGTACTTGGAGGAGTCCCTACGGAATGAATTTGGGTTGAAAAATGAAGTGAACACTGAAATTGCAAGTCTTCTCGGACAGCTCAAACAGGTGAATCACTGGTTAGATAATTTGGTTGGTGGAGATAAGGTCGATCGGAGAGTAGAGAAGCTAAGGAAAAAATTGTACCGGTTTCTACTAGAGCATGTTAATTCCACTATTGCTTCTAATTAA
- the LOC106760568 gene encoding uncharacterized protein LOC106760568 isoform X1 translates to MAMESSKGYSHYTKEDLHIMKSKSKKNNTPREIEMEGKALGEVRRLHIIYFLSQIGGRADHPHLIRVLHLTRNGVYLRDVKRWLGELRGKDLPEAFSWSYKRRYKSGYVWQDLLDDDLITPISDNEYILKGSQIHTTPFATTPSLEEKKPVVCDIHAEKMCPQLQVVEDKEHHQQQHQQPPLSLAEEESQIQPDQNSKTNSPTKGSSEISQDSLVFSSDRSSVTDDDSSKVEEEKHLEITTGSEMHQEKLETCSLPSLYHNLLSKKGTHKDDQNKTHSPDSSLSTISTSSSQSSFTKIRSNSTKVSNIFRNWITCGTVETNDAALVIMNPAQTKISKEPSNIPESKAEICKGDRLGGSERCFRTSWGHQDQKQQYGARKSFDGEETNRSRKKLGDLLNQSSSKPFGGPICSQCGKSFKPEKMYKHMKSCKGMKALGKSAPIVEEAQLPRSSTSSHTHYF, encoded by the exons CAAAAGCAAGAAGAATAACACACCAAGAGAAATTGAAATGGAAGGCAAAGCTTTAGGAGAAGTGAGAAGGCTTCACATCATTTACTTCCTCAGTCAGATTGGTGGTCGTGCAGATCATCCTCATCTAATTCGTGTTCTTCATCTTACTCGTAATGGAGTTTATCTGAGAG ATGTCAAGAGATGGCTTGGGGAATTGAGAGGAAAAGACTTGCCTGAGGCATTTTCTTGGTCCTACAAGAG AAGGTACAAGAGTGGATATGTGTGGCAAGACTTGCTGGATGACGACCTCATAACCCCCATCTCTGACAATGAATACATCCTCAAAGGATCACAAATCCACACTACCCCATTTG CAACAACTCCTTCActagaagaaaagaaacctGTAGTTTGTGATATCCATGCTGAAAAGATGTGCCCTCAATTACAAGTTGTAGAGGACAAAGAACACCACCAGCAGCAACACCAGCAGCCGCCACTGTCTCTAGCAGAAGAAGAATCTCAGATTCAACCAGACCAGAATTCGAAAACAAATTCTCCAACAAAAGGGTCATCAGAAATCAGTCAGGACTCGTTGGTCTTCAGCTCAGACAGGTCTTCTGTGACAGATGATGACTCTTCTAAGGTTGAAGAAGAGAAGCACTTAGAGATCACAACAGGCAGTGAAATGCACCAGGAGAAATTAGAGACTTGCTCATTGCCTTCCTTGTATCACAATCTGTTGAGTAAGAAGGGCACTCACAAAGATGACCAAAATAAGACTCACTCACCTGATTCATCCCTGTCCACCATATCCACATCATCATCTCAATCATCCTTCACTAAGATCAGAAGCAATTCTACCAaagtttctaatatttttcGAAATTGGATCACTTGTGGCACTGTGGAAACAAACGATGCAGCACTCGTCATCATGAACCCGGCTCAAACAAAAATTTCGAAGGAACCCAGCAACATACCTGAATCAAAAGCTGAGATTTGTAAGGGAGACCGATTGGGAGGATCAGAGAGGTGCTTTAGGACTTCTTGGGGTCATCAAGACCAGAAACAGCAATATGGCGCAAG aAAAAGCTTTGATGGTGAGGAAACAAACAGGAGCAGGAAAAAGTTAGGCGACTTGCTAAATCAAAGTTCTTCCAAACCATTTGGTGGACCAATTTGCTC GCAATGTGGGAAGTCGTTTAAGCCTGAGAAAATGTACAAACACATGAAGTCTTGTAAAGGAATGAAAGCCTTGGGAAAGTCAGCTCCAATTGTTGAGGAGGCACAGCTTCCGAGATCATCAACTTCATCCCATACACATTACTTTTGA
- the LOC106760568 gene encoding uncharacterized protein LOC106760568 isoform X2, with the protein MEGKALGEVRRLHIIYFLSQIGGRADHPHLIRVLHLTRNGVYLRDVKRWLGELRGKDLPEAFSWSYKRRYKSGYVWQDLLDDDLITPISDNEYILKGSQIHTTPFATTPSLEEKKPVVCDIHAEKMCPQLQVVEDKEHHQQQHQQPPLSLAEEESQIQPDQNSKTNSPTKGSSEISQDSLVFSSDRSSVTDDDSSKVEEEKHLEITTGSEMHQEKLETCSLPSLYHNLLSKKGTHKDDQNKTHSPDSSLSTISTSSSQSSFTKIRSNSTKVSNIFRNWITCGTVETNDAALVIMNPAQTKISKEPSNIPESKAEICKGDRLGGSERCFRTSWGHQDQKQQYGARKSFDGEETNRSRKKLGDLLNQSSSKPFGGPICSQCGKSFKPEKMYKHMKSCKGMKALGKSAPIVEEAQLPRSSTSSHTHYF; encoded by the exons ATGGAAGGCAAAGCTTTAGGAGAAGTGAGAAGGCTTCACATCATTTACTTCCTCAGTCAGATTGGTGGTCGTGCAGATCATCCTCATCTAATTCGTGTTCTTCATCTTACTCGTAATGGAGTTTATCTGAGAG ATGTCAAGAGATGGCTTGGGGAATTGAGAGGAAAAGACTTGCCTGAGGCATTTTCTTGGTCCTACAAGAG AAGGTACAAGAGTGGATATGTGTGGCAAGACTTGCTGGATGACGACCTCATAACCCCCATCTCTGACAATGAATACATCCTCAAAGGATCACAAATCCACACTACCCCATTTG CAACAACTCCTTCActagaagaaaagaaacctGTAGTTTGTGATATCCATGCTGAAAAGATGTGCCCTCAATTACAAGTTGTAGAGGACAAAGAACACCACCAGCAGCAACACCAGCAGCCGCCACTGTCTCTAGCAGAAGAAGAATCTCAGATTCAACCAGACCAGAATTCGAAAACAAATTCTCCAACAAAAGGGTCATCAGAAATCAGTCAGGACTCGTTGGTCTTCAGCTCAGACAGGTCTTCTGTGACAGATGATGACTCTTCTAAGGTTGAAGAAGAGAAGCACTTAGAGATCACAACAGGCAGTGAAATGCACCAGGAGAAATTAGAGACTTGCTCATTGCCTTCCTTGTATCACAATCTGTTGAGTAAGAAGGGCACTCACAAAGATGACCAAAATAAGACTCACTCACCTGATTCATCCCTGTCCACCATATCCACATCATCATCTCAATCATCCTTCACTAAGATCAGAAGCAATTCTACCAaagtttctaatatttttcGAAATTGGATCACTTGTGGCACTGTGGAAACAAACGATGCAGCACTCGTCATCATGAACCCGGCTCAAACAAAAATTTCGAAGGAACCCAGCAACATACCTGAATCAAAAGCTGAGATTTGTAAGGGAGACCGATTGGGAGGATCAGAGAGGTGCTTTAGGACTTCTTGGGGTCATCAAGACCAGAAACAGCAATATGGCGCAAG aAAAAGCTTTGATGGTGAGGAAACAAACAGGAGCAGGAAAAAGTTAGGCGACTTGCTAAATCAAAGTTCTTCCAAACCATTTGGTGGACCAATTTGCTC GCAATGTGGGAAGTCGTTTAAGCCTGAGAAAATGTACAAACACATGAAGTCTTGTAAAGGAATGAAAGCCTTGGGAAAGTCAGCTCCAATTGTTGAGGAGGCACAGCTTCCGAGATCATCAACTTCATCCCATACACATTACTTTTGA